A stretch of Deinococcus sedimenti DNA encodes these proteins:
- the purC gene encoding phosphoribosylaminoimidazolesuccinocarboxamide synthase produces the protein MTGRGELKYEGKAKRVYATPDANEYVVEYKDDATAFNGVKKAQIGGKGAINNAITAHLFPQLETAGVPTHFIRQLSETEQLVRAVTIIPVEVIVRNVAAGSFSKRLGVEEGTELSRPVVEYCYKSDALGDPLINTDTAVALGWATPEQLTRIRELALNVQAFLVPYFAARGVRLIDFKLEFGTLADGTVVLADEISPDTCRFWDAQTNEKMDKDRFRRDLGGVEDAYAEMLRRVTAPGANG, from the coding sequence ATGACCGGTAGAGGCGAACTGAAGTACGAGGGGAAAGCCAAGCGCGTCTACGCCACCCCCGACGCGAACGAGTACGTGGTGGAGTACAAGGACGACGCGACCGCCTTCAACGGCGTCAAGAAAGCCCAGATCGGGGGCAAGGGCGCGATCAACAACGCGATCACCGCGCACCTCTTCCCGCAGCTGGAAACGGCGGGCGTGCCCACCCACTTCATCCGGCAGCTGTCGGAGACCGAGCAGCTCGTGCGGGCCGTGACGATCATCCCCGTGGAGGTCATCGTGCGCAACGTCGCCGCCGGGTCGTTCAGCAAACGCCTGGGCGTCGAGGAAGGCACCGAACTCTCCCGCCCGGTCGTGGAGTACTGCTACAAGAGCGACGCGCTGGGCGACCCCCTGATCAACACGGACACCGCCGTCGCGCTCGGCTGGGCCACCCCCGAGCAGCTGACGCGCATCCGGGAGCTGGCACTGAACGTGCAGGCGTTCCTCGTGCCGTACTTCGCGGCGCGCGGCGTGCGCCTCATCGACTTCAAGCTGGAATTCGGCACGCTGGCGGACGGCACGGTCGTCCTGGCCGACGAGATCAGCCCCGACACCTGCCGCTTCTGGGACGCCCAGACGAACGAGAAGATGGACAAGGACCGCTTCCGCCGCGACCTCGGCGGCGTGGAAGACGCCTACGCCGAGATGCTCCGGCGCGTGACCGCGCCGGGCGCGAATGGCTGA
- the purQ gene encoding phosphoribosylformylglycinamidine synthase subunit PurQ: MKTAVIQFPGSNCDGDALHAAQLLLDKDAQFVWHTEAGLPQGTELVFLPGGFSYGDHLRSGAIAARSPIMQAVKAHAERGGYVLGVCNGFQVLTESGLLPGALSRNRDLHFLCRPVHLRVENTGTAFTGAYTTGQVIEVPIAHGEGNYYADPETIARLEGEGQVVFRYTDNPNGSLNDIAGIVSERGNVLGMMPHPERAVEALLGSEDGRGLFDSLKGALVSR, encoded by the coding sequence GTGAAGACGGCCGTCATCCAGTTTCCCGGCAGCAACTGCGACGGCGACGCGCTGCACGCCGCGCAGTTGCTCCTCGATAAGGACGCGCAGTTCGTGTGGCACACCGAGGCCGGACTCCCGCAGGGCACGGAGCTGGTGTTCCTGCCCGGCGGGTTCAGTTACGGCGATCACCTGCGCAGCGGCGCGATTGCCGCGCGCAGTCCGATCATGCAGGCCGTCAAGGCGCACGCCGAACGCGGCGGGTACGTGCTGGGCGTCTGCAACGGCTTCCAGGTGCTGACCGAGTCCGGGCTGCTGCCCGGCGCGCTGAGCCGCAACCGTGACCTGCACTTCCTGTGCCGCCCCGTGCACCTGCGCGTGGAGAACACCGGCACGGCGTTCACCGGCGCGTACACGACAGGGCAGGTCATCGAGGTGCCCATCGCGCACGGTGAAGGCAACTACTACGCCGACCCCGAGACGATCGCGCGGCTGGAGGGCGAGGGGCAGGTCGTGTTCCGGTACACCGACAACCCGAACGGCAGCCTGAACGACATCGCCGGGATCGTCAGTGAACGCGGGAACGTGCTCGGCATGATGCCCCACCCCGAGCGGGCCGTGGAGGCCCTGCTGGGCAGCGAGGACGGCCGCGGCCTGTTCGACAGCCTGAAGGGCGCGCTGGTGTCCCGGTGA
- a CDS encoding DinB family protein yields MTAYLAEQFRSELDLFRAALEQAPGDAFHTPRLGHSPAWHALHIAEWLRLMVLDDRTPNYHHLGWEDNARVQALGTQPAPVRESDPREQILAALIETGTQVVAWLERAGDSALDGEVFSAATPGGTRPRRLALGMQLRHVGYHRGQLNLLLKSQA; encoded by the coding sequence GTGACGGCCTACCTGGCCGAGCAGTTCCGCAGCGAACTGGACCTGTTCCGCGCCGCGCTGGAGCAGGCGCCAGGCGACGCCTTCCACACGCCCCGCCTGGGCCACAGCCCCGCGTGGCACGCCCTGCACATCGCCGAGTGGCTGCGCCTGATGGTCCTGGACGACCGCACGCCGAACTACCACCACCTCGGCTGGGAGGACAACGCCCGCGTGCAGGCGCTCGGCACCCAGCCCGCGCCTGTCCGCGAGAGCGACCCGCGCGAGCAGATCCTGGCCGCGCTGATTGAGACCGGCACGCAGGTCGTCGCGTGGCTGGAACGGGCGGGCGACAGCGCCCTGGACGGCGAGGTCTTCAGCGCCGCCACCCCGGGCGGCACCCGCCCCCGCCGCCTCGCCCTCGGCATGCAGCTGCGCCACGTCGGCTACCACCGCGGACAGCTGAACCTGCTGCTGAAATCGCAGGCGTGA
- the purS gene encoding phosphoribosylformylglycinamidine synthase subunit PurS, translating to MSTFKAKVFVTLKPSILDPQGRTVERALSHLDHGNVSGVRVGKYIELTLSGSRAEVEAQLKDITENVLSNPVMEDARWELSEELVGA from the coding sequence ATGTCCACCTTTAAAGCGAAAGTGTTCGTGACCCTGAAGCCCAGCATTCTCGACCCGCAGGGGCGCACCGTGGAGCGGGCGCTGTCGCACCTGGATCACGGGAACGTGAGTGGAGTGCGCGTCGGGAAGTACATCGAACTGACCCTCTCGGGCAGCCGCGCGGAGGTGGAGGCGCAGCTGAAGGACATCACCGAGAACGTGCTGAGCAACCCCGTGATGGAGGACGCCCGCTGGGAGCTGAGTGAGGAGCTGGTCGGGGCGTGA